A single genomic interval of Pogoniulus pusillus isolate bPogPus1 chromosome 24, bPogPus1.pri, whole genome shotgun sequence harbors:
- the DTX4 gene encoding E3 ubiquitin-protein ligase DTX4 encodes MLLASAVVVWEWLNEHGRWRPYSPAVSHHIEAVARAGPRAGGSVVLGQADSRLAPYIIDLQSMHQFRQDTGTIRPVRRSYYDPSSAPGKGVVWEWENDSGSWTPYDMDVGITIQRAYEKQHPWVDLSAIGFCYVIDFATMGQINRQTQRKRRIRRRLDMVYPLVSGTLPKSQSWPASPGAAAAPPVPACACPQCLLVMSVKATVSAAGPGTATLQPRKAPPVPPTAPKAPATAPGTKAPDGTATVRGSLKPLAAQGGRRQAASTPALSLAGSTASPSGAGNGKAARPGLGTLNRSHLQRLAIAQSRVLIASGVPTVPVKNLNGSSPVNPALAGITGILMSAAGLPVCLTRPPKLVLHPPPVSKSEIQSIPGISHTCRKTTKKQAKKGKTPEEVLKKYLQKVRHPLDEDCTICMERLSAPSGYKGPQPAVKPDLVGKLVKCGHVFHLHCLVAMYNNGNKDGSLQCPTCKTIYGVKTGTQPPGKMEYHIIPHALPGHSECKTIRIIYNIPPGVQGPEHPNPGKSFTARGFPRHCYLPDSEKGRKVLKLLLVAWDRRLIFAIGTSSTTGESDTVIWNEIHHKTEFGSNLTGHGYPDINYLDNVLAELAAQGITEESLAQEKD; translated from the exons ATGTTGCTGGCCTCCGCCGTGGTGGTGTGGGAATGGCTGAACGAGCACGGGCGGTGGCGGCCCTACAGTCCGGCTGTCAGCCACCACATCGAGGCGGTGGCCCGCGCCGGACCGCGGGCGGGTGGCAGTGTGGTGCTGGGCCAGGCCGACAGCCGCCTGGCGCCCTACATCATCGATCTGCAGTCCATGCACCAGTTCCGCCAGGACACCG GCACCATCCGCCCTGTCCGGCGCAGCTACTATGACCCATCATCAGCACCAGGCAAGGGAGTTGTATGGGAGTGGGAGAACGACAGCGGCTCATGGACACCCTATGACATGGATGTGGGCATCACCATCCAGCGTGCCTATGAGAAGCAGCACCCCTGGGTGGACCTGAGCGCCATTGGCTTCTGCTACGTCATCGACTTTGCCACCATGGGCCAGATCAACCGTCAGACTCAGCGCAAGCGTCGCATCCGCCGCCGCCTTGACATGGTCTACCCGCTGGTCTCGGGCACCCTGCCCAAGTCACAGTCCTGGCCGGCCAGCcccggggcagcagcagctcccccagTCCCTGCCTGCGCCTGTCCCCAGTGTCTCCTGGTCATGAGCGTCAAAGCCACTGTGTCAGCTGCTGGCCCCGGCACTGCCACCCTACAGCCCCGTAAAGCCCCGCCTGTGCCACCCACCGCCCCTAaagctccagccacagccccaggcaccaaGGCACCTGACGGTACAGCCACAGTGCGTGGCTCGCTGAAGCCGCTGGCAGCGCAGGGAGGTCGgcggcaggcagccagcacgcCTGCACTCAGCTTGGCCGGCTCCACCGCCAGCCCCTCTGGCGCGGGCAATGGCAAAGCTGCCCGTCCTGGCCTCGGCACCCTCAACCGCAGCCACCTCCAGCGCCTGGCTATTGCCCAGTCCCGGGTGCTTATTGCTTCTGG GGTCCCCACTGTCCCCGTGAAGAACCTCAatggctccagccctgtgaacccagcactggcag GGATCACAGGGATCCTAATGAGCGCGGCTgggctgcctgtctgcctgacACGGCCCCCCAAGCTGGTACTGCACCCCCCGCCCGTCAGCAAAAGCGAGATCCAGTCCATCCCTGGCATCTCCCACACCTGCCGCAAGACCACAAAGAAGCAGGCCAAGAAGG GTAAAACCCCAGAGGAGGTACTGAAAAAATACCTGCAGAAGGTGCGGCATCCGCTGGATGAG GACTGCACCATCTGCATGGAGCGCCTCTCGGCACCCTCTGGCTACAAGGGACCCCAGCCggctgtcaagcctgacctggtGGGGAAGCTGGTGAAATGTGGACACGTCTTCCACCTCCACTGCTTGGTGGCCATGTACAACAACGGCAACAAG GATGGAAGCCTGCAGTGTCCTACCTGCAAAACCATCTATGGGGTGAAGACAGGAACACAGCCCCCGGGGAAGATGGAGTATCACATCATCCCTCACGCGCTGCCTGGCCATTCAGAGTGCAAAACCATCCGCATCATCTACAACATCCCCCCAGGGGTGCAG GGACCGGAACATCCAAACCCTGGGAAGAGCTTCACTGCCCGCGGCTTTCCCCGGCACTGCTACCTGCCAGACAGtgagaagggcagaaag GTACTGAAGTTGCTGCTGGTAGCCTGGGACCGCCGCTTGATCTTTGCCATTGGGACCTCCAGCACCACAGGCGAGTCAGACACAGTCATCTGGAACGAGATCCACCACAAGACAGAGTTTGGATCCAACCTCACCGGCCATGGCTACCCTGACATCAACTACCTGGACAATGTCCTtgctgagcttgcagcccagggcatcacagaggagagcctggcacaggagaAGGACTga
- the CNTF gene encoding ciliary neurotrophic factor produces MAAADSPSPGLRRRDLCSRGIRLAGKMRSDVVDLLDTYVEWQGLDASASVAAVEGVPTAAVERWDEQTGTQRLLENLAAYRTFRALLAQMLEEQQEQLGQADTALGRALAAVLLQVSAFTYHLEELLQLESRGPPSEEVDVPVPPPHLGLFERKLRGLGVLRELAQWAVRSARDLRQLAKPSPGSSSPPSPDESP; encoded by the exons ATGGCGGCAGCAGACAGCCCCTCACCTGGCCTCCGGCGCCGCGACCTGTGCAGCCGAGGCATCCGCTTGGCCGGGAAGATGCGCTCCGATGTCGTTGACCTCCTGGACACTTAT GTGGAGTGGCAGGGCCTGGACGCCTCGGCCAGCGTGGCGGCTGTGGAGGGTGTGCCGACGGCAGCGGTGGAGCGCTGGGATGAGCAGACGGGGACCCAGCGGCTGCTGGAGAACCTGGCAGCCTACCGGACCTTCCGCGCCCTGCTGGCCCagatgctggaggagcagcaagagcagctggggcaggctgacactgccctgggccGGGCCCTGGCGGCTGTCCTGCTCCAGGTCTCAGCCTTCACTTACCACcttgaggagctgctgcagctggagagccGTGGGCCCCCCAGCGAGGAGGTGGATGTGCCAGTTCCCCCACCCCACCTCGGCCTGTTCGAGAGGAAGCtgcgggggctgggggtgctgcggGAGCTGGCCCAGTGGGCTGTCAGGTCTGCCCGGGACCTGCGGCAGCTTgccaagcccagcccaggcagcagctcgcCGCCCAGCCCGGATGAGAGCCCTTGA
- the ZFP91 gene encoding E3 ubiquitin-protein ligase ZFP91 isoform X2, with product MPAGTEEPAGAEEQPPAEEQPPAEKQLPTEEQPPAEEQPPAQSSPAAAERPPPSGRRRPPLSATDQGEESGGSRVLRGGRERGRAATASAAGGAAATVSRRRKAEYPRRRRSSPGARPAAEQLAAETPPSAKKAPRAGCTDKVAGKDPKEEKEEEEVSSLLSHGSPGGTARPSRSWRSSRAAAAATRQCDTRSKTDSLQLVCKSEPNTDQLEYEVTEGHQSPAGISDDEEMLISEEEVPFKDDPRDETYRPHLEKEAPKQRRKASKVKEEKEKQKEIKVEVKEESEFQEEEELPRKRGRRRKDDKSPRLPKRRKKPPIQYVRCEMEGCGTVLAHPRYLQHHIKYQHLLKKKYVCPHPSCGRLFRLQKQLLRHAKHHTDQRDYICEYCARAFKSSHNLAVHRMIHTGEKPLQCEICGFTCRQKASLNWHMKKHDADSFYQFSCNICGKKFEKKDSVVAHKAKSHPEVLIAEALAANAGALITSTDILGTNAEAIAPSTDGQGLPLLPDPLGSAAPADCLLLGPDGMPKPYCGGAERVSLVADGKLFVGSGSSANPEGLVMNTEILGATTEVLIEDSDSAGP from the exons ATGCCGGCGGGCACCGAGGAGCCGGCGGGCGCCGAGGAGCAGCCGCCTGCCGAGGAGCAGCCACCCGCTGAGAAGCAGCTACCCACCGAGGAGCAGCCACCCGCCGAGGAGCAACCACCCGCCCAAAGCTCGCCGGCGGCGGCTGAGAGGCCGCCGCCTTCGGGTCGCCGCCGTCCGCCCCTGTCCGCCACCGATCAGGGGGAGGAGTCTGGAGGCAGCCGTGTACTAAGGGGCGGCCGGGAACGGGGCCGGGCCGCTACCGCCTCGGCCGCGGGGGGAGCCGCTGCCACCGTTTCTCGCCGTCGTAAGGCCGAGTATCCTCGGCGCCGGCGGAGTAGCCCTGGGGCCCGGCCCGCCGCCGAGCAGCTCGCCGCCGAAACGCCACCCTCTGCTAAGAAGGCTCCTCGGGCTGG GTGCACAGATAAAGTAGCTGGTAAAG ATcccaaagaagagaaagaggaggaagaagtttcCAGCCTGCTCAGCCATGGCTCTCCTGGCGGCACAGCCAGGCCCAGCAGAAGCTGGCGCAGCAGCAGGGCGGCAGCCGCCGCCACCCGCCAGTGTGACACCAGATCAAAGACAGACTCCCTGCAGCTCGTCTGCAAGTCGGAGCCAAACACAGACCAGCTGGAATATG AGGTCACAGAAGGGCATCAGTCTCCAGCTGGAATCAG tgatgatgaggagatgCTCAtcagtgaggaagaagttcccttcaaagatgatccaagagaTGAAACTTACCGGCCCCATCTAGAGAA GGAGGCaccaaagcagaggagaaaagctAGCAAagtgaaagaggagaaagagaagcagaaagagaTTAAAGTAGAAGTGAAAGAGGAGAGTGAGtttcaggaggaggaggaactaCCAAGGAA gagaggaaggaggagaaaggatgACAAAAGTCCAAGGCTGCCCAAGAGAAG GAAGAAGCCTCCAATCCAGTATGTCCGCTGCGAGATGGAAGGCTGTGGCACAGTCTTGGCTCACCCCCGTTACCTGCAG CATCACATAAAGTACCAGCACTTGCTGAAGAAAAAATATGTGTGTCCTCATCCCTCTTGTGGTCGGCTCTTCCGACtccagaagcagctcctgcGGCATGCCAAACATCACACAG ATCAAAGGGATTACATCTGTGAGTACTGTGCCCGAGCGTTTAAGAGTTCTCATAACTTGGCAGTGCACCGAATGATCCATACGGGCGAGAAGCCCTTGCA GTGTGAGATCTGTGGATTCACCTGCCGGCAGAAGGCTTCCCTCAACTGGCACATGAAGAAGCACGACGCAGACTCTTTCTACCAGTTCTCCTGCAACATTTGCGGCAAGAAATTCGAGAAGAAGGACAGCGTCGTGGCCCACAAAGCCAAGAGCCACCCCGAGGTGCTTATCGCTGAAGCGCTGGCTGCCAACGCAGGTGCCCTGATCACCAGCACCGACATCCTGGGCACTAATGCCGAGGCCATTGCACCGTCCACCGATGGCCAGGGCCTCCCCCTTCTTCCCGACCCCCTGGGGAGCGCTGCCCCGGCAgattgcctgctgctgggccccGACGGGATGCCGAAGCCGTACTGCGGCGGGGCGGAGCGTGTCAGCCTGGTGGCCGACGGCAAGCTCTTCgtgggcagcggcagcagcgcgAACCCGGAGGGGCTGGTCATGAACACAGAGATCCTGGGAGCCACCACAGAGGTGCTCATTGAAGATTCAGACTCCGCTGGACCCTAG
- the ZFP91 gene encoding E3 ubiquitin-protein ligase ZFP91 isoform X3, whose amino-acid sequence MPAGTEEPAGAEEQPPAEEQPPAEKQLPTEEQPPAEEQPPAQSSPAAAERPPPSGRRRPPLSATDQGEESGGSRVLRGGRERGRAATASAAGGAAATVSRRRKAEYPRRRRSSPGARPAAEQLAAETPPSAKKAPRAGCTDKVAGKELAMGVSDPKEEKEEEEVSSLLSHGSPGGTARPSRSWRSSRAAAAATRQCDTRSKTDSLQLVCKSEPNTDQLEYEVTEGHQSPAGISDDEEMLISEEEVPFKDDPRDETYRPHLEKEAPKQRRKASKVKEEKEKQKEIKVEVKEESEFQEEEELPRKKKPPIQYVRCEMEGCGTVLAHPRYLQHHIKYQHLLKKKYVCPHPSCGRLFRLQKQLLRHAKHHTDQRDYICEYCARAFKSSHNLAVHRMIHTGEKPLQCEICGFTCRQKASLNWHMKKHDADSFYQFSCNICGKKFEKKDSVVAHKAKSHPEVLIAEALAANAGALITSTDILGTNAEAIAPSTDGQGLPLLPDPLGSAAPADCLLLGPDGMPKPYCGGAERVSLVADGKLFVGSGSSANPEGLVMNTEILGATTEVLIEDSDSAGP is encoded by the exons ATGCCGGCGGGCACCGAGGAGCCGGCGGGCGCCGAGGAGCAGCCGCCTGCCGAGGAGCAGCCACCCGCTGAGAAGCAGCTACCCACCGAGGAGCAGCCACCCGCCGAGGAGCAACCACCCGCCCAAAGCTCGCCGGCGGCGGCTGAGAGGCCGCCGCCTTCGGGTCGCCGCCGTCCGCCCCTGTCCGCCACCGATCAGGGGGAGGAGTCTGGAGGCAGCCGTGTACTAAGGGGCGGCCGGGAACGGGGCCGGGCCGCTACCGCCTCGGCCGCGGGGGGAGCCGCTGCCACCGTTTCTCGCCGTCGTAAGGCCGAGTATCCTCGGCGCCGGCGGAGTAGCCCTGGGGCCCGGCCCGCCGCCGAGCAGCTCGCCGCCGAAACGCCACCCTCTGCTAAGAAGGCTCCTCGGGCTGG GTGCACAGATAAAGTAGCTGGTAAAG AGCTTGCAATGGGTGTTTCAGATcccaaagaagagaaagaggaggaagaagtttcCAGCCTGCTCAGCCATGGCTCTCCTGGCGGCACAGCCAGGCCCAGCAGAAGCTGGCGCAGCAGCAGGGCGGCAGCCGCCGCCACCCGCCAGTGTGACACCAGATCAAAGACAGACTCCCTGCAGCTCGTCTGCAAGTCGGAGCCAAACACAGACCAGCTGGAATATG AGGTCACAGAAGGGCATCAGTCTCCAGCTGGAATCAG tgatgatgaggagatgCTCAtcagtgaggaagaagttcccttcaaagatgatccaagagaTGAAACTTACCGGCCCCATCTAGAGAA GGAGGCaccaaagcagaggagaaaagctAGCAAagtgaaagaggagaaagagaagcagaaagagaTTAAAGTAGAAGTGAAAGAGGAGAGTGAGtttcaggaggaggaggaactaCCAAGGAA GAAGAAGCCTCCAATCCAGTATGTCCGCTGCGAGATGGAAGGCTGTGGCACAGTCTTGGCTCACCCCCGTTACCTGCAG CATCACATAAAGTACCAGCACTTGCTGAAGAAAAAATATGTGTGTCCTCATCCCTCTTGTGGTCGGCTCTTCCGACtccagaagcagctcctgcGGCATGCCAAACATCACACAG ATCAAAGGGATTACATCTGTGAGTACTGTGCCCGAGCGTTTAAGAGTTCTCATAACTTGGCAGTGCACCGAATGATCCATACGGGCGAGAAGCCCTTGCA GTGTGAGATCTGTGGATTCACCTGCCGGCAGAAGGCTTCCCTCAACTGGCACATGAAGAAGCACGACGCAGACTCTTTCTACCAGTTCTCCTGCAACATTTGCGGCAAGAAATTCGAGAAGAAGGACAGCGTCGTGGCCCACAAAGCCAAGAGCCACCCCGAGGTGCTTATCGCTGAAGCGCTGGCTGCCAACGCAGGTGCCCTGATCACCAGCACCGACATCCTGGGCACTAATGCCGAGGCCATTGCACCGTCCACCGATGGCCAGGGCCTCCCCCTTCTTCCCGACCCCCTGGGGAGCGCTGCCCCGGCAgattgcctgctgctgggccccGACGGGATGCCGAAGCCGTACTGCGGCGGGGCGGAGCGTGTCAGCCTGGTGGCCGACGGCAAGCTCTTCgtgggcagcggcagcagcgcgAACCCGGAGGGGCTGGTCATGAACACAGAGATCCTGGGAGCCACCACAGAGGTGCTCATTGAAGATTCAGACTCCGCTGGACCCTAG
- the ZFP91 gene encoding E3 ubiquitin-protein ligase ZFP91 isoform X1 produces the protein MPAGTEEPAGAEEQPPAEEQPPAEKQLPTEEQPPAEEQPPAQSSPAAAERPPPSGRRRPPLSATDQGEESGGSRVLRGGRERGRAATASAAGGAAATVSRRRKAEYPRRRRSSPGARPAAEQLAAETPPSAKKAPRAGCTDKVAGKELAMGVSDPKEEKEEEEVSSLLSHGSPGGTARPSRSWRSSRAAAAATRQCDTRSKTDSLQLVCKSEPNTDQLEYEVTEGHQSPAGISDDEEMLISEEEVPFKDDPRDETYRPHLEKEAPKQRRKASKVKEEKEKQKEIKVEVKEESEFQEEEELPRKRGRRRKDDKSPRLPKRRKKPPIQYVRCEMEGCGTVLAHPRYLQHHIKYQHLLKKKYVCPHPSCGRLFRLQKQLLRHAKHHTDQRDYICEYCARAFKSSHNLAVHRMIHTGEKPLQCEICGFTCRQKASLNWHMKKHDADSFYQFSCNICGKKFEKKDSVVAHKAKSHPEVLIAEALAANAGALITSTDILGTNAEAIAPSTDGQGLPLLPDPLGSAAPADCLLLGPDGMPKPYCGGAERVSLVADGKLFVGSGSSANPEGLVMNTEILGATTEVLIEDSDSAGP, from the exons ATGCCGGCGGGCACCGAGGAGCCGGCGGGCGCCGAGGAGCAGCCGCCTGCCGAGGAGCAGCCACCCGCTGAGAAGCAGCTACCCACCGAGGAGCAGCCACCCGCCGAGGAGCAACCACCCGCCCAAAGCTCGCCGGCGGCGGCTGAGAGGCCGCCGCCTTCGGGTCGCCGCCGTCCGCCCCTGTCCGCCACCGATCAGGGGGAGGAGTCTGGAGGCAGCCGTGTACTAAGGGGCGGCCGGGAACGGGGCCGGGCCGCTACCGCCTCGGCCGCGGGGGGAGCCGCTGCCACCGTTTCTCGCCGTCGTAAGGCCGAGTATCCTCGGCGCCGGCGGAGTAGCCCTGGGGCCCGGCCCGCCGCCGAGCAGCTCGCCGCCGAAACGCCACCCTCTGCTAAGAAGGCTCCTCGGGCTGG GTGCACAGATAAAGTAGCTGGTAAAG AGCTTGCAATGGGTGTTTCAGATcccaaagaagagaaagaggaggaagaagtttcCAGCCTGCTCAGCCATGGCTCTCCTGGCGGCACAGCCAGGCCCAGCAGAAGCTGGCGCAGCAGCAGGGCGGCAGCCGCCGCCACCCGCCAGTGTGACACCAGATCAAAGACAGACTCCCTGCAGCTCGTCTGCAAGTCGGAGCCAAACACAGACCAGCTGGAATATG AGGTCACAGAAGGGCATCAGTCTCCAGCTGGAATCAG tgatgatgaggagatgCTCAtcagtgaggaagaagttcccttcaaagatgatccaagagaTGAAACTTACCGGCCCCATCTAGAGAA GGAGGCaccaaagcagaggagaaaagctAGCAAagtgaaagaggagaaagagaagcagaaagagaTTAAAGTAGAAGTGAAAGAGGAGAGTGAGtttcaggaggaggaggaactaCCAAGGAA gagaggaaggaggagaaaggatgACAAAAGTCCAAGGCTGCCCAAGAGAAG GAAGAAGCCTCCAATCCAGTATGTCCGCTGCGAGATGGAAGGCTGTGGCACAGTCTTGGCTCACCCCCGTTACCTGCAG CATCACATAAAGTACCAGCACTTGCTGAAGAAAAAATATGTGTGTCCTCATCCCTCTTGTGGTCGGCTCTTCCGACtccagaagcagctcctgcGGCATGCCAAACATCACACAG ATCAAAGGGATTACATCTGTGAGTACTGTGCCCGAGCGTTTAAGAGTTCTCATAACTTGGCAGTGCACCGAATGATCCATACGGGCGAGAAGCCCTTGCA GTGTGAGATCTGTGGATTCACCTGCCGGCAGAAGGCTTCCCTCAACTGGCACATGAAGAAGCACGACGCAGACTCTTTCTACCAGTTCTCCTGCAACATTTGCGGCAAGAAATTCGAGAAGAAGGACAGCGTCGTGGCCCACAAAGCCAAGAGCCACCCCGAGGTGCTTATCGCTGAAGCGCTGGCTGCCAACGCAGGTGCCCTGATCACCAGCACCGACATCCTGGGCACTAATGCCGAGGCCATTGCACCGTCCACCGATGGCCAGGGCCTCCCCCTTCTTCCCGACCCCCTGGGGAGCGCTGCCCCGGCAgattgcctgctgctgggccccGACGGGATGCCGAAGCCGTACTGCGGCGGGGCGGAGCGTGTCAGCCTGGTGGCCGACGGCAAGCTCTTCgtgggcagcggcagcagcgcgAACCCGGAGGGGCTGGTCATGAACACAGAGATCCTGGGAGCCACCACAGAGGTGCTCATTGAAGATTCAGACTCCGCTGGACCCTAG
- the LOC135186076 gene encoding uncharacterized protein LOC135186076, with protein MACGGPAQGPRQCPCGRRISVTDEHDRCVLCLGAGHDPLGCGVCAGMAPCAARLRGEHLRALLQGRPGGGTDLNPERVSCGAAKGKPTKRRHDVAFPAHSQGSVTALQSVTPLCLPAEPGRGAPLEDPILPSPKPELPPQSKTLAVPDNTCSPQKKHCHVRTKQNPKAASPQMPKPPPSSGSVSQSPPHALHPLSRPEEQCGESQWLGMLSDLARSILLIAEAASRPRKQPSELDTDPMVTCSAARMLSEPRMCSGSQELPFSLDEGVTSSRIPLLPTVSDQLLSSPCETVSPHPTSPTVACDSSSWNPDVAFAHEDCCSGSSGDDDLADLTYHFKTEDQKGTTSTSENPSFPQFLKRLANLVGFNLIPFQESTLIDQYLDQKPSCNRVAMPLHPVLDKLVKKVWQTPHGVLPVSKEIESKYILPEDAVGYISQPAHKSTVVEAAPVREKARLEHGSAPQNPELQHLDSFGQRVYQSAAAALRVVDYEVYMARGQVELWKKVSVLAKELPQDLRQAFQTIALEGTDLARHQLRAAFDAGDTAARAAALAVDAQRSAWLQASSFHEEVQTKLENLPYTGENLFGEKVEAILQRGEKRQATLRFLRSVYCPLAPRSGAGKGKAPLHKPAFTSTVCFKGMQRSSGKGTPPQ; from the coding sequence ATGGCGTGCGGCGGGCCTGCCCAGGGGCCCAGGCAGTGCCCCTGCGGCCGCAGGATCTCGGTAACCGATGAGCACGACCGTTGCgttctctgccttggagctggcCACGACCCGCTGGGCTGCGGGGTCTGCGCCGGCATGGCCCCCTGCGCGGCTCGCCTTCGCGGGGAGCACCTCCGCGCCCTGCTGCAGGGCCGGCCCGGCGGTGGTACTGACCTGAACCCTGAACGGGTGAGCTGCggagcagcaaaggggaaaccCACCAAGCGCCGGCATGATGTCGCCTTCCCTGCCCATAGTCAGGGCTCTGTGACAGCACTGCAGTCGGTTACTCCGCTGTGCCTGCCGGCAGAGCCTGGGAGAGGGGCTCCGCTGGAGGACCCGATATTGCCGTCTCCAAAACCTGAGTTGCCTCCCCAAAGCAAAACTTTGGCAGTGCCTGACAACACATGCTCCCCACAGAAGAAGCACTGTCACGTAAGAACCAAACAGAATCCAAAAGCTGCAAGCCCGCAAATGCCGAAGCCACCACCTTCAAGCGGCTCTGTGTCCCAGTCTCCACCTCATGCCCTGCACCCGCTGTCAAGACCAGAAGAACAATGTGGGGAATCTCAGTGGCTGGGCATGCTCTCAGACCTGGCCAGATCTATCCTCCTGATtgctgaggctgcctcaagacCCAGAAAGCAACCTTCGGAGCTTGATACAGACCCTATGGTGACCTGCAGTGCAGCAAGGATGCTTTCAGAACCAAGGATGTGCTCTGGATCTCAAGAGCTGCCTTTCTCACTTGATGAAGGAGTTACCTCAAGTCGGATACCCCTTCTGCCAACGGTCTCCGACCAGCTGCTGTCATCCCCCTGTGAAACAGTCTCCCCTCACCCCACCTCACCAACGGTGGCTTGCGACTCGTCCAGCTGGAATCCAGATGTTGCTTTTGCACATGAAGATTGTTGCTCTGGTTCCTCTGGAGATGATGATTTGGCTGACCTTACCTACCATTTTAAAACAGAAGACCAAAAGGGCACTACTTCCACATCAGAAAATCCATCTTTCCCCCAGTTTTTGAAGAGATTGGCTAATCTGGTTGGGTTTAATTTAATTCCATTCCAGGAGTCGACTCTCATAGATCAGTACCTTGATCAAAAACCTTCCTGCAACAGAGTTGCTATGCCCTTGCATCCTGTCTTGGACAAGCTGGTAAAGAAAGTGTGGCAGACACCCCACGGTGTTCTTCCCGTGTCAAAGGAAATTGAGAGCAAATACATCCTCCCTGAGGACGCAGTGGGTTacatctctcagcctgcccacaaGAGCACGGTCGTGGAAGCAGCACCAGTGAGGGAGAAAGCAAGATTGGAGCATGGATCTGCACCCCAaaacccagagctgcagcacctggaTTCATTCGGCCAGAGGGTTTACCAGTCAGCGGCTGCAGCTCTTCGTGTGGTGGACTATGAAGTCTACATGGCCAGAGGGCAAGTTGAGCTCTGGAAGAAAGTTTCTGTGCTAGCGAAGGAACTTCCTCAGGACCTGCGTCAGGCCTTCCAGACCATCGCTCTGGAGGGCACAGACCTGGCCAGGCATCAGCTGCGAGCAGCCTTCGATGCAGGAGATACAGCGGCAAGAGCGGCTGCCTTGGCAGTGGATGCACAACGGTCTGCTTGGCTGCAAGCCTCCAGCTTCCACGAGGAGGTCCAGACAAAGCTTGAGAACTTACCCTATACAGGGGAGAATCTGTTTGGGGAAAAGGTGGAAGCTATCCTACAAAGAGGTGAAAAGAGGCAGGCCACGCTGCGCTTCCTGCGGTCGGTGTACTGCCCCTTGGCGCCCCGCAGTGGGGCTGGGAAGGGGAAAGCCCCTCTGCATAAGCCAGCTTTCACATCCACTGTCTGTTTCAAGGGCATGCAGCGCTCTTCTGGGAAGGGTACCCCGCCACAGTAG